In Sphingomonas sp., a single window of DNA contains:
- a CDS encoding VOC family protein, whose protein sequence is MPRPFHLAFPVHDLAAARAFYGELLGCPEGRSSAQWIDFDLFGHQIVAHLDAAAKPIATTNPVDGHDVPVPHFGVVLTMDDWRALAAKLEAAGVAFGIAPQLRFQGQVGEQATMFFRDPSGNALEFKAFADDAMVFAK, encoded by the coding sequence ATGCCACGTCCATTCCATCTCGCCTTCCCGGTCCACGACCTTGCCGCCGCGCGCGCCTTTTACGGCGAGCTGCTCGGCTGCCCCGAGGGGCGCTCGTCGGCGCAGTGGATCGACTTCGATCTGTTCGGCCACCAGATCGTCGCGCATCTCGATGCCGCCGCGAAGCCGATCGCGACGACCAACCCGGTCGACGGCCATGACGTGCCCGTGCCGCATTTCGGCGTGGTGCTGACGATGGACGACTGGCGCGCGCTCGCCGCGAAGCTGGAGGCAGCCGGCGTCGCCTTCGGGATCGCGCCGCAACTCCGCTTCCAGGGCCAGGTGGGCGAGCAGGCGACGATGTTCTTCCGCGATCCCAGCGGGAACGCGCTGGAATTCAAGGCGTTCGCCGATGACGCCATGGTATTTGCAAAATGA
- a CDS encoding sorbosone dehydrogenase family protein gives MLKRLLIALAILIVAGGAAWYWLGRPDIATLPEIAVTGREPEISAPRYQNIPTTGVAKGVGWPAGAAPKAAAGLKVERFADKLDHPRWLYQLPNGDILVAESNSPPRDKGGITGWVMGILMNKAGAGGASANRITLLRDSNGDGVADMRTVFLTGLNSPSGMTLANGSLYVANTDSLVRYPYLDGQTKITAKPEKILSLPGGGNHWARNVVASLDGKRLYVSIGSSSNIAEDGLEAEGPIYTADSPAQMAAAAAQPTNRAVILEVDPERKTSRIFAWGIRNANGMAFEPKTQALWSVVNERDMLGSDMPPDYMSRVDLGAFFGWPWQYWGGYEDKRVEPARPDLREYVRRPDFALGAHTAPLGLTFADGARLGAAYANGAFVGLHGSWNRQPPSGYKVVFVPFGDNGFPAKGAKLQDVLTGFLNGKGEAQGRPVAVITGAGGALLVADDVGNTIWRVSAAR, from the coding sequence ATGCTCAAGCGCCTCCTGATCGCCCTCGCCATCCTGATCGTCGCTGGCGGTGCCGCCTGGTACTGGCTCGGCCGCCCGGATATCGCCACGCTGCCCGAAATCGCCGTCACCGGCCGCGAGCCCGAAATCAGCGCCCCGCGCTATCAGAACATCCCCACGACGGGCGTCGCCAAGGGCGTCGGCTGGCCGGCGGGTGCCGCGCCCAAGGCGGCCGCCGGCCTCAAGGTAGAGCGGTTCGCCGACAAGCTCGATCACCCGCGCTGGCTGTATCAGCTGCCCAATGGCGACATTCTGGTGGCGGAGAGCAACTCGCCCCCGCGCGACAAGGGCGGGATCACCGGCTGGGTGATGGGCATCCTGATGAACAAGGCAGGGGCAGGCGGTGCCTCGGCCAATCGCATCACCCTGCTGCGCGATAGCAACGGCGACGGCGTGGCGGACATGCGGACCGTCTTCCTCACGGGGCTCAACTCGCCGAGCGGCATGACGCTGGCCAACGGGTCGCTCTACGTCGCCAATACCGACTCGCTGGTCCGCTATCCCTATCTCGACGGGCAGACCAAGATCACCGCCAAGCCGGAGAAGATCCTGTCGCTGCCCGGCGGCGGCAATCACTGGGCGCGCAACGTGGTGGCGTCGCTCGACGGCAAGCGCCTCTATGTCAGCATCGGCTCGTCGTCGAACATCGCCGAGGACGGCCTGGAGGCCGAGGGCCCGATCTACACCGCGGACAGCCCGGCGCAGATGGCGGCCGCCGCCGCGCAGCCGACCAACCGTGCAGTGATTCTGGAGGTCGATCCCGAGCGCAAGACCAGCCGCATCTTCGCCTGGGGCATCCGCAACGCCAACGGCATGGCGTTCGAGCCCAAGACCCAGGCGCTGTGGTCGGTGGTCAACGAGCGCGACATGCTCGGCTCGGACATGCCGCCGGACTATATGAGCCGCGTCGATCTCGGCGCCTTCTTCGGCTGGCCTTGGCAATATTGGGGTGGCTATGAGGACAAGCGCGTCGAGCCGGCCCGCCCGGACCTGCGCGAATATGTCCGCCGTCCCGACTTTGCGCTGGGCGCCCACACCGCGCCGCTGGGCCTGACCTTCGCCGACGGCGCGCGGCTGGGCGCCGCCTATGCGAACGGTGCGTTCGTCGGCCTGCACGGTTCGTGGAACCGCCAGCCGCCGTCGGGCTACAAGGTCGTGTTCGTGCCGTTCGGCGACAACGGCTTCCCGGCCAAGGGCGCCAAGCTGCAGGACGTGCTGACCGGCTTCCTCAACGGCAAGGGCGAGGCGCAGGGCCGCCCGGTCGCGGTGATCACCGGTGCGGGCGGCGCGCTGCTCGTGGCGGACGATGTCGGCAACACGATCTGGCGGGTGAGCGCGGCGCGCTGA
- a CDS encoding aspartyl/asparaginyl beta-hydroxylase domain-containing protein: MDIATSETPIGRMGEVALFPESRPRPRPLLLRGGKHLRGTFDRLIATSSLVPNTPVLDMRAFPWTAALRADWEAIRDEALAAIGTQPGAPSLAAISPDHRAIAPLGKWRSLFLCGYGYRVDENLARCPHTSRLIEQVPSLNSAMFSILAPGTHIPAHRGVTKGLITCHLGLVVPRDGDVRMRIGSRTVRWAEGETLVFDDTYDHEVWNDSAHTRIVLLIQFRRPLRNPGRWIADTLLGVLRRSAFVQEARANLRRWHRGESIADA, encoded by the coding sequence GTGGACATTGCCACCAGCGAAACGCCGATCGGGCGGATGGGCGAGGTTGCCCTCTTTCCCGAGTCTCGCCCGCGCCCCCGTCCGCTGCTGCTGCGCGGGGGCAAGCATCTGCGCGGCACCTTCGATCGGCTGATCGCAACCTCATCGCTCGTCCCTAACACGCCGGTCCTCGACATGCGCGCCTTTCCCTGGACCGCGGCGCTGCGGGCGGACTGGGAAGCGATCCGCGACGAGGCGCTGGCGGCGATCGGCACCCAACCGGGGGCGCCGTCGCTCGCCGCCATCTCCCCCGACCACCGCGCGATCGCGCCGCTCGGCAAATGGCGCAGCCTGTTCCTGTGCGGCTATGGCTACCGAGTCGACGAGAATCTCGCGCGCTGCCCGCACACCTCGCGGCTGATCGAGCAGGTGCCCAGCCTCAACAGCGCGATGTTCTCGATCCTAGCGCCCGGCACGCACATTCCGGCGCATCGCGGCGTCACCAAGGGACTGATCACCTGCCATCTCGGGCTCGTGGTGCCGCGCGACGGTGACGTGCGGATGCGGATCGGCAGCCGGACGGTGCGCTGGGCGGAGGGCGAGACGCTGGTGTTCGACGACACCTATGACCATGAGGTGTGGAACGACAGCGCCCATACCCGCATCGTGCTGCTGATCCAGTTCCGCCGCCCCTTGCGCAATCCCGGCCGCTGGATCGCCGACACGCTGCTCGGCGTGCTGCGCCGCTCGGCCTTCGTGCAGGAGGCGCGGGCAAATCTGCGGCGGTGGCATCGCGGCGAGAGCATCGCCGACGCCTGA
- a CDS encoding polyhydroxyalkanoic acid system family protein, protein MIPQTISVDIPHQLGREGARARIDSKIGRLADKIPGGATVEHRWEGDSLHFTVAAMGQQVVSRLDVQDTQVHAEIALPGMLALFAGKIREMLAKEGPRLLA, encoded by the coding sequence ATGATCCCGCAGACGATCAGCGTCGACATTCCCCACCAGCTCGGCCGCGAGGGCGCCCGGGCGCGGATCGATTCGAAGATCGGCCGGCTGGCCGACAAGATCCCCGGCGGCGCCACTGTCGAGCATCGCTGGGAAGGCGACAGCCTCCACTTCACCGTCGCGGCCATGGGCCAGCAGGTGGTCAGCCGGCTCGACGTGCAGGATACGCAGGTCCATGCCGAGATCGCCCTGCCCGGCATGCTCGCGCTGTTCGCGGGCAAGATCCGCGAGATGCTGGCCAAGGAAGGCCCCCGGCTGCTCGCCTGA